The Camelus dromedarius isolate mCamDro1 chromosome 23, mCamDro1.pat, whole genome shotgun sequence nucleotide sequence TCCTGAAGTAAGCTGTGCACCATGCTCAAATAGCagaaggtttcattctttttatgtaaCATCCCTCAAAGCACAGAAATGAATTTCTTAGTCTAGTAATGCTCAGGAGTTATACTTGAGGCAGTCACTCTCGGCAGAATAAAAGGTCTGATTGTCTATAGATGTTTGACCCTGAGGCCATACTGTCCAGGGcttctcttgtttttatttctactacAATTTATTGAATTTTCCTTTCAAGCTACAAAAGCAGTACTACGTATTTTTTGCAACAAAACAACTGCTATTGTATAAAGAAAACACCAACaaccttcccctcttccccatccccaagGCAATCAATGGTAATGGTCTGTTCTGCATCCTTTTATCTCCTTTCTCTACGCACATaagcaaaaagatacatgttttCCTTTGCCTGTTCTATTTTTACCTGCCCTACACCACATGCACTGCTCTTCAATacgcatttttcacttaaaatattttatgtcacttcacattaataaaaacaaacctaaCTCGTTTTCTATAGATGCATAATATTCCATATTATAGATGAACTATAATTTATTATATCATTCTCCTATTGATAATTAAAAACATCTATGATTAAGAAAACAGTACAATCATCCTTTCAGATCTATTTTAACCTACTGGGACCTATATGATTTTAGACCCTATTCTTCAGTGATTTATGAGTCagtggtaaattttttttaaagttttataataaTGTTCCAGCTAATTGTGTAAAATGTTTGTAGCCTTTCACAGTTGTACTACCAGTGTATAATTTGGCATTCAGCCTCAGACAAAGGTGCCTTTGCAGCAGCTATGGGATTCAGTTCAGAGACTGTGAAACCCTAGTGCAGCTTGAGACAGAGAGCCATTTTGAGAAGGCAGACTCTTATTCAGGTTGATTCTCTGACCATGGTCCCAACTACAGACCTGGAAATAGCTCTGTGAATGCCAAATTACTGGTGTTGAGTGGGGATTATAAATGAGGGATGTCTTATTTGGCCATCTTGCTGATATTACCCTCCCCAACTTATTTTATGAGAGCATAACCTTATCCCAAAATCTAACAAGGACAACAGCAATATTTAAAACTGGTAATACATCAAAATCACGTTGGACTGATTCCAGGAATACAGAATTGGGTTGACACTTTAAAATCAATTTGTTTGATTTCACCAcaattacagaaatagaaaaactgtatcatcatctcaatggatgcagaaaatgCCCTTCATGAAATTTGGCATCCAATCATGATGAAACTCTTAATGAACTAATACCAGATTAGAACACTGAAAATATATTGTAGAGCATAGATTTATTTTGTGACGTCATTCTGGCTGTTCAAATGTATTTTGGTTTACTCCTTAATCTTCCTTTGCTCAGGGTGATAAAGAGCTAACTAATGAAGAGCTTAATAATTATACATGACAGACCTCTGTTtagaaaaaaaaggcatttcaCAAACTCAACAAGGCATTTAAGAAATTAACTGAGTTTAATGGACAGCTTGAAACATACGCAATGCAAAAGAAGTATTAGAAATATAAGGAAGACAGTCTAGTAACAATGCCACTCAAATGCCAGTTATATTTATTTCCCAGTTTGTGGATGGGGTTTGGTAAACCAAAACATTTCACCCAGAGTTCAACGATAAAACTCTTTTCTACCACCCTAGACTATCAGAACTGGAAATTTATCTCATATACACAGAGGACAGAATCCCAGATAGTCAAATCTCTAATTACACAAAGAACGGCCCTTATGGAACCCGTTCCCATAGGAATCCTGCTCCTATCCCAGCACAGTCTTGGGTTGAGCCCCCACAAAAGATCTCTGCCCTAGACCCTTCCTTGCCAAGGCCTTCCCATTGACCCAGAGCCCATCATGGTCCAGAAGGACTCTCACCACTAGCACTGATGAGCTCTAGAGTGGCTGAGGCTCTAATGATTTTGTAGGCAATACTGTAACTCCACAGTACAAACTGTACACTCCAATTCTAGGCCTGATGTTTCTCCAGCTGCAGAACCAAGCTCACACAGCAAATAATAACTTCTCTAGGGGACAAAACCCCCTTCTTCTCTAccccaaaaagagaaaagcagaaaaatacttactgaataaaatgtcaggtaggaaaaaaatggatggaatcttttttttttaattgaagtatagttaatttacaatgtttatagttagtttctggtgtatcaCAGAATGACtgagttatacatacacacattctttttcattataggttattacaatatattgaatatagttccctgtgctgtacagtaggaccttgttgtttatctattttatatatagtgtcagtatctgcaaatcccaaacacctctccctccttccctccttttcccctttggtaactgtaagttggttttctatgtctgtgagtctgtttgttttgtaaacaagttcctttttgtcatttcttttagattccacatagaagtgatatcatatgatatttgtctttctctgcctaacttacttcacttagtatgataatctctaggtccatccatgtggatGGAACCTTTTATTAGCAAATGCTTTCCTCCTTTTACTGCATATCCTCCAGCCCACTCCACCACCTCTCCTACCTGTCTGAGCAGTCTAAGGCCACCGGCAGTGTGGATGTATGTGATACAGCACTCACACGAAGTGTTAAACTTCTCATCAGTTAGTGGGAGCTTCTGTCACAAAGCTCAGACCTTTACATACATGgaatgggaggtggaggggtttGCGGAGTATCAATAAtctggtacattttttttttttaattctgcacACAAGTGCCAAGTGTCTTGAGCTtctgaaagggagaaagggaatgaTTCTTGGCTGAGAAATCAATGGTGGTTAGTTATTACAAATATCAGTTACTGCATACGTCCCAATCTCCAGGGCACAGATTCTGGTAATAAGACGACCCAGAATCATTTGAAACCATTCCAGTCCAGACAGCAGCCAGAATAGAGCGTGGATACAGCCAACAGCTCAGGGTCCCAGGAGCCCAAATTTGGAGGTCCTTGTTTCACTCTAAAATTGTGGCCCTATTTGACCTTCCCATTGTCACTGCCAGGTTCTCTTTAGCCATCGGAAGGTCGCCCTGAACTCTGGCCTGTAGGACAGGCTCTTAGGGCATGCATGTTTGCTTCTCTTAGCCTGCTTAGAATAGTCATTCCCCAGAGCAATGCCTTCCatcttcttccttcattccttcctcccttcctagTGTTTTCCGAGTACTCACTAAATATCTAAGCACTGCTAGGTGCAGAGGTGGATACAAAGATGTGTACAACCTCATCTCTGACACGCAGAAGCTTACAATTCCTCTGCCACTATAAATTAACTATAAATTCTCTTTTAAAGCTCCTGTCATGTCCTTCACTGCACTCAATCCCCTTTCATCATCATCTTTATAGACATCCAAGAACCTCTCCCTCTTTTCCTAAGAGCTAAATAAAACATCTGATTCAGAGCCTTAATTTCTTGTTGCCAGGCTCATTGTAGCATTATTGGCTGTGAACTCGGATTCACCCACATTTTAACTGTGATGCTGAAGACTCAGAGTACATTGGATGCTCACTCAGGGTGGAAATGAGATTGGTCTCTCCTTCCCCCGTCACTGGTCCCAGGAAGAGACTTGGACAGCCCTGTCCTCAGTCTACTGGATGTTATCCTTGGAGTTTATACCATGCATCCTTCGCTTGTCAGATTATACCTTCATAAACCATTATACCATCTCACATATAACGTAATATTACAATAGTgtatttccatttcctcctcttgtCCTATGTGCTGTTTCCTTATATTTCATTTCTACATGCTTTAAACTCCACTCTATATCgcttaaagaaattttaaaatgattaaaaagtgAGTATTCTATTTACCTACATATTCactatttctgattttcttcattcctttgtacACATCAACATTTCCATTTGGTACCATTTTTCTTCTGTCTGAATGATGTTCCACATTTCTTGTGGTGCAGGTGTATTGGTAATAAATGATCTTAGCTTTGGTttatttgcaaaattctttatttagcctcatttttgtaattttctctgaATATGAAGTTTTATGCTTACAGACTGTCATTTAGCATGTTAAAGATATTCTTCCATTGTCTCCTGACCTGCAGTGTTTATAACAAGTCTGAATCTTTTCTACATTCCTCTGTACATAATTTTGTCCTCCGACCGCTTTTAAGGTGTCTCCGTCTTCATCACTGGTTTCCGCAGTGTGATTTGGATATGCCTTGATAtgtggtatgtgtatgtgtgcttctCTTACTTGTATTTCATTGAACTTCTTGTTATGCAGGTTGATAATGTTTATCAAATTTTACAAtttattgctgtttttttaaattaatttcacccatttctttgtacatttttgtAGCCTTTATTTTTTCTGGGGCAGGGAgataattaaatgtatttattttaatggaggtactggggattgaacccaggaccgtgtgcatgctaagcatccaCTCTATCACCGAGCTACACTTTCCCCTTGGTATTGCTATTATttgtccaaatattttttaaaaaataactgcacTCCTCACTCTCTATTCTTTCCTTCTGAGACTAACTGGTTTTATGTTGGGCTGTTTGATTTTTCCCACAGGTACTGAAACTGTGTTTCCAATCTTTCATTTATGTCCTCCGTTTTTGGGCAGTTGTAGTGCTTCTTCTTCAAGTGCAATGACTTTTTCTTCTATAGTTCCTAATCTGCTATTACTCTTATCCAGTGAAGTGTTCATTGCAgataatgtatttcttttatgtcTAGAAAGTACATTTGGTTCATTTATATCTTTCATTCCTCTCATTACATTCATGATTTCTCTTAATCCTTgaacatatatgtaatatttgtaaatgttttaacATCCTTGCATGCTAATTATTCCATCATCTCTTTCATTTCCATATCCTTCCTTTGACTGATTTTTTCTGTAAGTGACATTTTTCTGCTACTTCatatatctattatttttatagtgaATGTTGgaggtgttgaattttatgtgTAGAGTACTGCATTTTTTCCCTTATTATCTTTAAAGAGCATTGAACTTCACTGTTATGTGTACAGGTTACTTGTGGGTCCTATACTGAGCTTGACCTGACTGAGCTGTCCATATTTGACAGGGCATGTCTTGTTAGTCTTCATTTTAGGGTTGGAGTGGCTCTGTTCCTAAGGTATGATCTTACTAGGATCTCAGGTGAGGGCCCAGGGTGTTCAGTTAAGCTTCTCCACTCTAGCTGGTCAGACAGCAGTGTCTCACAGCCAAGTGTAAACTTCAGAACCTCTGTTCAGGTCACATTTCCCTATCATTGTTCTTTGCCAGCCTTATAATGTCTGGCTCCGCATATGCATAGTTTATTCTGCTAAAGACCAAGAGATGCTTATGTATAATTCTGGAGCTCTTATTTTGTGCAGCTTCCTCTTCTCTGAGATTCTGCCCCACAGTTTCCAACCACACTGGCATCTCTGTAAATTTCAATTTTTGTCTCCTCCGCTCAGTTAGACCCTGTCTTCAGCTTAGAGTCCACTTTCCTATGCCATGTTTTGCAAAATGCCCTGATCTTTTGCCTAAAGGCTATTATGGGGCTtaacttctgttttatttctctcaagAATCACAGTCTTTCACTGCCTATTGTCCAAAATCTGAAAACAGTTGATTCACATATTTTTCccactttataattttttttatggtgaaaGGACTAGTTACTCCCTCCTGAGTGGAAGGAGTAATGTACGAATGGATTTTACACCTTTCTTTGTTTGCCATTTAACAATTTACTGCCCTTCAACTTCAAAGTTCCCCTCATTGCTTGCTCTGAAGACACTGAGCTGGGCCCTTGACAGCTGGCACAACGTTAGGCTTTGTCAGTACAGGGCACTGTAGACACACTGCAGGAAGAAGGGACTTCTCCTAGTTCCATTGTGCTCTACTTGGTGGTTTTCTTCAGCACGAATTCGCTGCACCATCACCAAGCTTCTCCAACACAGGCAGCTTCTCCAGCATCTAGCTCTGCAGTGCATGGCAACCAACACCACCCAGAAATAAGCACTTTTCCTCAGGATCCTTCTTTGAATAGTAGTGTCTCCAGCAACACACCATCCTCAGAATAGCTTTCCCCAGCCCACCAGAGGGCAGATTTCTGGCAAATTCTAAAGTGTAGATTTCCACCAAGTTCTCCCAGCATGGCAACTGCAATGTCTCTGTCACATAGTGGGTCAATGCTGTGCCCTCTCCAATAAGGTCTGGATCTTAGCTCTTATACAGCAAAGGGTGTCTCTTCCTTGGGTGCTTGTCAGgtttttaacatttatctttattAAATTTCCCTGAATGCACAAGTGAGGTTTCTGAATCAGAGAAGACTTCTTACTATGCTCACCACACAATCAACAGTCAGAACAGCACTGGATCATTAGTCTCTCTACATTGGCAGCCCTGTGGAGTGATGTGATAAGAGCCAGATGGAAAATATATCCTACACAAGTGGCAGGATTACTCTGTATgcaagaaatggagaaataaatgtcCTTCATTTATACAGGGGAAAGAGattatttttctccctctcatCTTTGGAGACAGGATGCAAAGGATCCTTACTCTAATCCTTTGTTATGTAAATAAATCTCTCCAGGAAGAAGATAAATAGACTGTGGCTTTTACAACCTAGAAATTTCATGGCTCCAGGCTCCGCCCCTTTTGAAATGTAAACAAGCAGAGACATAATGCTCTAACTTACGTGTCTTACCAAAAATGTAGCCATTTGGCTCTTAGGGAGATAAGAGAAGCTTTATTGTATGCAAGCAATTAGCTCTACCATTAGACAAACAAATGGCTTCAGATCTAAACCTCATTGTACGTAAAAGTAAAGTGTTCCCAGGGGAAAGGAAAGCAAACCTTCTATTCTGATAGTGTACGCATTTCCATGGCTCAGGAAACTATAGGATCACTAAAAATTCCAGGGAAAATTTGTTTTCCACCAATATGCTATCTTAGCCCTAGGGATAGTAGCTGTTCCCTATATCTGCTATTTGTATATTCGTTAGAATTATCTTACCTAATTGCTATCCGCTATCTCATTGCTCCAGTTCCTTCTTGTAGTTAATAACTCTTTATATTAAACTCCCTATTCAAATTACTGTGTGGCATCTGTCTTCTAATTAGACCTTAACTGATACAGAATTAGAACTTACCCTCTCATTCTTAAAAAGGCATCTAAAGTACTACTTTCTGTTCAACAGATCCAATTTGCACAAAATCATCAATGTAGTTAGTGAGTGTGATGTTTTATGAAATGTCAAGACAAGATTTCTGTGGTCTATATTATGATAGGGAACAGCAGAACTGCCACAGCTCTAAAGCAAGACTGGAAATACACTACTGGCCCTGCCAGGTAAAAGCAACTGCTTCTGGCTGTCCTTAAAATTTGTAAGGAGACAAGATAGCCAGGTCAATAGCTACTTCCCAAATGCCATGTACTATGTTGATTTCCTCCAGAAGAACTACATCTGGGGCAGCGATGGCCATTGGTGTCATAAGCTGATTAAGTTTACAACAGCCCATGGTCATTCCCTAATGTACATCTGACTTCTTCACAGGCCAAACAGGAGAAATTGAACAGGGATGTGATGCGTATTATCACCCCTGCTTCTCTCAAGTCTCGTATGGTGCCATTCACCTGTACACTTCCCACAGTAATGGGATATTGCTTCTCATTTACTACCTTGGTAGGGAGAAGAAGTTCTAAGGACTTCCATTTAATATTTCCTTCCATAATGGTCTGAATGTCAGAGAGTCACTGTGGGGGATTCTACCCATTGCTGAGCATGTCTATTCTAATTTTACATTAGAGAACTGAGGAAATAACCACCAGATGGGTCCCTGAACCAACTGACCCACTGTGTGTCAGACCTGAGCTAACACTACATCTATCACCCAACTCAAGTCAACACAGCAAAGCATCAGTGTCTATCAGCAGTTTCCAAACCTAGGTCAATTCAGACCAAGAGCCCCTTGATTGAAAGGGGGGCCAAGTCTCCTTGAAGAAGTGCCAGGCATCATTAATACAAATATACACTGTAAATCTTCCACCAAACCTTCTCCTAAAGGGATCTGTACCCATATACCAGAGCGACTTCACTGAAGAATAGACAATACCCAGACTTTTTAAGTATTACTTGACATTGGCCCCAAATTCATGCTAATATCTTGGGACTGCAAAAAAGAATCTCACTGTGGGGTCTATCAAAGCGAAGGCCTAAGGGGTCAGCTGGATAAAACGGCATGTGCTGTAGATGACAGCCTCTTTCCCCAGCTATCTACCCAGGTTCCCATGAATAAAATGGCCATGTTAGTAGAGATGGAGACTACACCTGGGCTCAACAGTATGGATTTCCCCTTACCAAAGCTGACCTGGATAACATCATTGTTGAGCATCTAATCTGCCAAAAGCAGCAACCAATAATAACTCTTAAATATGGCATCACTCTTTGTTAAGCACCAGCCGGGTGGCAGGTTGATTATATTGAACCTCTTTCATCACGGAAGGGGCAGAAATCTGTCTTTGCTGGAATAGACATATTCTGAAAGTGGATTTGCTATCCCTACCCATAATGCTTCTTTCTGCCAGTACTACCATCTGTGGACACTCAGAATACCTTAACCACCATTATGGCATCCTCCACAGCACTGCGTCTAGTCAAGGAACTCATTTCACAATAAAGGAAGTACAGCAATGGACTTGACGTCTATGGAATTAACTAGTGTTACCATGTATTACATCATCCAGAAATAGCTGATGCATTGGAAAGATGAATGGCTCACAATTTGACTCAGTTACTCCACCAGCTGAGAGAGATCTTAAAATGACAGAGTTGTGTTTAAAATTAAACAGTGTATGTTTTGAATCAGACAGTTCTATAGCCAGAATTCATGGGTCCAGGAGATGAGGGGTGGAAGTGGTAGCAGTTTCTTTTACTCCCATTTCACCTAATAACTCACTTGCagaatttttcttcctctcccagcATCCCTGAGCTCCACTGGTCTTAATCCCCATTGGCAAAATATTTCTAACCAGGgaatgcagcaaaaaaaaaaaaaaattaattacaagatGAGAATGCCACCTGGCTATTTGTGGCCTCACATGTCACTGAACCAACAGTAACTCCCTGTTGCAATTAATCCTTTACATTAAATTTTCAGCTGTGTGATTTCTGTCTCCTGAAGGCACTGTGACTGGTATATGTTTTACACAAAGCAGTCAAACTATTATTTTCTAAGCACTGAATCTCACAAGTCTTAATACCTACATTCACACTTGTGCACAAAATTTAGTAAATAATTGCATAAAGTTCAAAATCCTTTTGAAGCCCATCCAAGCACTCCTTAAGACACTATGAACCTCAGGTTGAGACACCTCTTCCAAACAAGATTCTTTATAAAGAGTGCATTTGTATAAAAGTGCAGTTACAGAGAACAGCCACCAATACATTCTCCCCCAGCTTGGCCTCTGGGGAACAACAGAGACGTTTGCCTTGATTGCAAAGAAGAAAGGGATacacatagaaataaatattagctaAGGAGCTAACATGGCTGGATAATGAAATAAGTGACCCTTTTTTGCCAAAGCTGTTCATTTTCCAATCAGCAAGAATTAAGAAAACTCTTTTTGAGATGACTATCACAGAGCACGTGATTTAACTCCTGAGAATGAAAGCCAAACTCAGCCTGTCTGCTGCTTGACTTCCTGAGATCCCTTTCCACATCTGTTCCAACTGCCTCTTCTCCACATCTCCTTATCAGACCAGGTCAAAGATTTGACCATCTCAGAGGAGCCTCGTAAAATGTGGGCCAAAAGAGGTTTCAAATCACAAATCCTCAGACATAGAAACAAGTAGTCTTAATCTAGCTTGTACTGATTCTTGTATCTGGTAACAAAATTCACCAGAGCAGAAACCTTGCTTTCTGCCTTGTCcctaaattaagaaaaagaaaagcatttctaCTCTTTGACTCTATTCTTGACAAACACTGTTATTTGATGAACTTGTGTACTGTATCGTGCTTGTAGGTAGGCATACTACACTGGGCTAAAGGTCTCCTGAAAAAATGATCCCATCTGTTAAAAAGTGTTTCTGCCTACCGCTCTGCGTAGGGCATCCTTGACTTCCTTGTTCCTCACAGTGTAAATGACAGGGTTCAGCATGGGCGTGATGATGGTGTAGGTCACAGAGATAAGAAGATCTTTCTCTACTGAGTTTTCTGACTTGGGCTTGAGGTAGGCGATGGAGGCACAGCCATAGTGGACGATGACCACAGTGAGGTAGGAAGCAGAGGTGGCAAAGGCCTTCTTCCGGCCCTTGGCTGAGGGTATCTTAAGGATGGAGGAGATAATGAGGACGTAGGAGAAGAAGATCAGGCCCACAGGCACAAAaatcacaaatgaacttacaccATAATTGATGATCTCGCTGACAGTGGTATCAATGCAAGAAAGTTTCATGACTGGGTAAATGTCACAGAAGAAGTGGTCCACCACTGTGCCACAGAAGGGCAAACTGAACATGGCCGTTACATGGAGAACTGCCATAACCAGCCCAGTGCCAAAGGACCCACACATTAACCTGGCACACATTCCTCTGTTCATGATGACTGTGTATCTCaggggcttgcagatggccacatagtGGTCACAGCCCATTGCTGTCAGCAAGAAGCAGTTATTAGTGGCCaaggtaatgaaaaagaacatctgGGTCGCACAGCCTGACAAGGAGATAGGATGGCTATGAAAAATGAGACTGGAAAGCATTCGTGGGACAATGACCAGTGTGTACACTGTCTCTGAACTAGCTAGCATGCttaggaagaagtacatgggtgtGTGGAGATGACGGTCAATGCAGATGATAGTCACAATGATGATGTTCTCAATCAAAGTGAAAATGTAGATGGTGAGGAAAACCACAAAGAGGGTTATCTGGTGCTTTCCAAAGATAGAGAATCCCAGGAAGATGAATTCCACCACTTCTGTGAAGTTCTTTCTTTGCATTCTGCTATATCAGTGTCTGAAAACAATAAAGGGAGTCATTAAAGGAAAACTTCCCAACAGCAATTGGAGTGTACAACAAGGGACAATGATACAGCTATCACTGAACTGAGTGAGCCCAACTTCCCTCTTTATGACCAGCAAGCTCATGCAAATGGCCCTTGCACATTGAGAGAAAACTAGTTCTGCCTCTTTGGGACTTCCACATATGAACATTCTCACTATGGAGCAAACTCATGTCCTCTGCAAGAAGAAGACTTCTGAGCAAATGCTCACCTCATATACATCATACTGACGTTAGGAAGGGGAAGAGAGTAGCTAGGAAAAAATTGCCCTGTGATCCAATTAGTAATGACATCTACTATTTAAACTCTATTAACAAGGGGCTTACTAATAAGGTGCATgtcaagaaaaaagataaatatgagaGCTTCAAGGGGCAATGATACAGCAGAAGGAAGTAGTCAAAGAAGAACACTGAGAAGTGGTCACTGGATTTGGTGACAGGGTCACCAAGAACGCTTACACAGTGTTTCCACTGAACTCTGAATCTAGACACCTCATTTCAAAGAGATAATATGGTCCAAACACATCACCATACCCTCAAAGAACA carries:
- the LOC105086561 gene encoding olfactory receptor 10J5, encoding MQRKNFTEVVEFIFLGFSIFGKHQITLFVVFLTIYIFTLIENIIIVTIICIDRHLHTPMYFFLSMLASSETVYTLVIVPRMLSSLIFHSHPISLSGCATQMFFFITLATNNCFLLTAMGCDHYVAICKPLRYTVIMNRGMCARLMCGSFGTGLVMAVLHVTAMFSLPFCGTVVDHFFCDIYPVMKLSCIDTTVSEIINYGVSSFVIFVPVGLIFFSYVLIISSILKIPSAKGRKKAFATSASYLTVVIVHYGCASIAYLKPKSENSVEKDLLISVTYTIITPMLNPVIYTVRNKEVKDALRRAVGRNTF